The DNA region ACTACGAATTTCATCGAGAGTTCAATCCTGACTCAGAATAAATGCTAGCGGATATGCTTAATACATGCAAGTCTGACGAAGAAAGTAGAAACGATACTTTCAGTGGCAATCGAGCGAGTAAcgtaactgttttttttttactgaaaagATATGATCACAATTGGTATTAAATTACTGTTGCCTAGTATTTTGAGAACCAATCATTTTCTTGTAGTTATCTTTGCATGGATTTTCTTATAGTGGAGGTGTTATCTCTCCAAAACCAAGAAGCTAAGATGCTTTTTCAAAGTTCTTGTTGATGGCACATAATGATTAAATCATAGAAAGATGTACATATAAAAAGaatatataagaaaaatgttAGGGGTTATTTATACTCATGCTTTTGTGCAGGGTCAGAGACACTAATTGATATGTCCCATACTTTTTGATCTCTTACCAACTAGAAGAAAAACCTCCTCTTCCCATACCCCTTATTCAGTGAACTGGAAAGAAAGTTGTGTTTTTTTGGTGGAATTGTGCgttgattttgaatattatggcTTGAGAAAAACACACTAATACTgagtttctttttcttcttttgtttcaTTCTATAggggaaataaataaataatctctGGTTTTGACACTTCAACTGAAGTCATGTTATATCGAATAACTTATGCTATCGGACTGAACCTTTCAAAAATAAAGATATAAAATTCGATTAAACTAATTAATCAAGTTATTTGAAATACGCAAAAGGAGAAAAAATCTAAAACCCTATATGGTTAATATCTCTATATCCTCCATAGTATGCTCCGTGCTATTCGAGCTTGTGGGATCGTATCACTGTCTCTCAAGAAGATGAGAATAACAAGAGGGATAAGATTAACCATAATTTTTCAATGAAATACAAAGAGAGAACGTAATTGACAATAAAGAAATTAGTGAACAGAGGATCCGACATCAAATGACAATTTTATATCTAAAGAATTTTTCGTATTTTTTTCAATGATGTGACCATATGGACAGCTTCTGCTTTGCAATTTATGTCCTCCTTGAAACCAAGCAAATGCCTCATTCAAATATTTTGTTTTATTCTTGAAACTTTTATATGTTTTTTTGAACAAATATAAGTAGACTCACATGCACACAACTCATCAATTCCCCTTTTTTCTTGTGGGGTTTCTCTTTGAGACAATGGGAGAAAATTTAACACACACTAACACGTGTTGTCCGCATTATAAAAGTGAAAAATTCCTTTTTTGCAATCCCCCATGACCATATTATAGCCacagcaatatatatatagagaAGCAATTACCGACCAGAATCTTAGTGGAGTAGTAATTAACTACTCTTTCATCTTTAATAAGAGGTTCTGAGCTCGAACCCTGAGTATAAAATTATCTTTGTTATGCACGTTTTACTCCTAATATGAGACTTTCCCATGCAATATGAGTTTAAATTTAATCGAATACTGAACGGAttggaaaataaaaatatatatagaaGGCAATTGATTAATTTCATTTTTCAATCATCTTGGACTTGCTTTTTGTTGCCTATTGTGGGCTCCTAgctagttttttatttttttattttttataatatgaTGAGAACTTGAGAAGCTAGTAGTATATTACAGCTAAATTCCCACTTGGATGTCCCCTAGATGTCACAACTCGAAAGAAATGCCAATTTTTCTCCCATCTACTAATCAATAAGACTTTTTTGAATGAGGGTTTTGAAAATGAGATCTCATTGCGATGGATCTATAGTTTTCTAGATCTGATAGTGATTCGAGTTTCGTCATGAGGATTTTACAGTACTCAAATtcattataattttaaaataatgggtccagaaagttttttttttcttcacatatacatatactacGTGTCAAAGAATATTGTGATCAGTTGAACTCATAATCAGAATACTACACCCCGCCTCTGATAATGACATTGTGTAATTACATAGTTCTCGATAaatgaaacaacaacaacaacaacaatatatccaGTGTATTTCCATAtggtggggtctgaggagggtagagtgtacgcagatttTACCCCTGCCTTGGAAGGTAGGAAGACTGTTTTCGATAGACCCCCGGCTCAAGAAAAGGTgccaaaacaacaataataataggcagtaatagcaacatataataagataaatgacgttaaagaaagaaagaaagaaacaagctATATGAGAGATCGAAAAAATAAGCGAgtaaacaatgataataatactCCTAATGCGAAAAAGAAATCCTCGCGGCCCCCTTCTAGCCCTCTACCATGATACTCGACCTCCACATCCTCCTATCACTGGTCacgtcctcggtaagctgaagtaGCGCCATATCCTGCCGAATCACCTCTCCCAGGCCTTCTTTGGCCTACACCTCCCTCTGTTCGGGCCAGTGGCGGACCCAAGATTTATTGGTCCTGGGTGCTCaccttaaaattaaaaaaaaaaaaatatatattgctTTGAGTGAGATTTGAACTTGGCTTTTTCATGGCTTCGCCTAAAGTTTACAACCTTTTAACCAGAGCACCAAGATATTTTATTACTTCTTGGGTGCtatttattactattttatatTAAAATTTCAATATTTTCTATATGTCTATATAAATTATCCACCCTGATTAATGGGTGCTCGGGCCCACCACTGccagcctctcacacctcctcactggcgcATCAACGCATCTCCGCTGCACACAGAGGCGAATCCATGTGTAATATATGGGTCACGTGAATACATGGTCACCCGactaaactcggtatattatgtataaaatCCTTAAATTTATTTAATATTAATTGAAGGAACACATGGTTAAACTATACTGTGTGAAGCACATGTTACGTGCTAGGTTTTATTTCTTAAGGTTGTGGGATCGAACCTCACTtttgcatctttttttttttaaaaaaaatattctaaGGTGAACTCATTCTCCtgaaatcctggattcgcctctggCTGCACATGGCCGAACCATCTCAACCTCCCTTCCCACATCTTATCCACCACTGGGGCCAcacccaccttgtcccgaatcacttcattctgaatcctatctctcctggtaTGCCCGCACATCCACCTCAGCATCCGCATCTCTGCTACCTTCATTTTCTGGGCATGTGCTTTCTTAACTGGCCAGCATTCCGTCTcgtacaacatagtcggtctaaccaccactttgtagaactttccctttagTATAGGCGGCACCTTCTTATCGCACAACACCTCCGAAGAGAgtttccatttcatccatcccgctccaatacgatgtgtgacatcgtcATCAATCTCACCATTCCCTTGGATGATCGATCCCAAGTACTTGAGACTTTCTTTCTTCGTGATGACCTGAATATCCAGCTGTACGTCCTCATCCTCTACCTGAATCACCTCATTGAACTTGCACTCTGAGTACTCTATCTTAGTTCTGCTCAACTTGAAACCTTTCGACTCCAGGGGTTGTCTCCACACCTCTAGTCTCGCGTTAACACCGCTTCGCGACTCGTCAATAAGCACAATATCATTTGCAAACAACATTCACCACGACACCTCTCCTTGAATGTGGCACGTCAGTACGCCCATCGTCAAAGCAAACAAAAACGGGCTAAGAGTGGACCCCTGATGCAGGTCCATCGTGACTGGGAAGTGTGCTGAGTCACCTCCAACCGTCACATTAACTAAATTATAAACTAAGAACAAAATAACATTAGGaaaatgtcccaaaaaaaaaaaaaaagatgtaacATAACTGATGAAGGGATATAGTTCGTAGTCAGTACATATATTTTTACAGATGTTTTATATTGTCATGACACGAGATGCAAAATCCTAGTTTCTTTGCCTAATATAGCACACAATTCAGAGAAAAATGAACTCAGTCAAATTCTATTTTACATTGAGCCATTCTTATATCATATATATGTGAATGTGTATCAGTATTTAGATTCATTTGGTTCTTTCTATTTCTGCTCGAGCTAGATGATAAAATTATTATTTCCAATTCACTCGGGAGATGGATCTATAAGAATTCACTTCTTtcctaataataaaaaaattaatttgaatTGAATGATCCTGTATTAAGAGTTAAAATTGACTAAAGATGTGGATCACAAATATTGTGGAGAGCCCACCTAATTATAATCCTAATAGTAGATATTATATGAAGACTGTAGAGAAACGTTAAATTCTTGATTGAAAAAACTATGTGAAATTACAactaataaaagaaagaaaagcatATACAAGAACAAGAGTCATACAAGAcataaatttatttttcttttaacaCGTAGGATATGGACCCAAATTCTGTAGAATGTTTACCTATTTTCTAGTGTCTACATGTTTGACAAGCATTTAATTGGATAATAATAATCATCTGTCACATCTTTTTGGTTGTCAGCGAAACCAAAttagattgtttttttttttttttaaaaagaaaaaattcaaTCATGTTATAATTACAAGTAGGTTAAATCCACATACTTAAATATGATAAACAGACAAATTAtattcttctctctttttttcaCACATCAGTGCAAGAAGAGACTGGTCATAAACTCTGGGAACTGTCTGTGAATTGGATTACAAATCACTGCAGAAGATAAGAAATTTATCATTGCTCTATATGTTGTATAATAGTTGCCTTTTTTAGGAACAATTGTGATGGGATGATTAGGATTTTTCCGTCCTTAATTTTGATCTCAAGTTCGAACCtcggtataaaaaaaaaaaagactagtaGGGAGCGACCCTTGCTTTAGTAGACCTTATATGGCGTAAATCCGAATTAGCCAGGACACTAATACAATGCAAATACTGAACACTAAGTGAAAAatccaaaaaagaaaataaaaaagaagcaaTTCTAATACTAATAACATGGAAAGAGAAAAGTTTAGACACTTTTTATTACCAGTAATTATAAGTTAATAAATACTTCCTCCATAGAATTTTAGGTGACCCGGTTCTTGGACTAATATTTTACCTCTATTTTTCTCATTAAAGATATTATAAACAAGTCGAAGACACATCTTAAGCTAGGAGGCGAATATATAGTATCAAATCTAAAATTGTCTTTAGATTTATCCATTTAAGAAGAAGGGGAAAAAAGACTACTTGAAATGAAGCAAGCTTATCTAAATGTATAGTTTCTGCATCTTACTTGGATCTAGTTTTGGATTAGTCACAAACTGATTTATTGGATTACTGATTTATTCTCATTCTTTGTTAGCTCAGTTACTTGTATCATTCCGTGGAACTAAAAAAGACTTTAAGGAGTCGTTTGGCTTGCGAATAAATTATATTGAGATTACAATATTGAGACTATAATGCTGGAGTTTTAAATAATAATGAGATATCAGATATTTGTATGGATATATTTTTCCTAGTAGATATTTGGTTCATCAGATTAAAATGCGAATATACAAGATATAATATAAAGCACATGTTTGATTTTACATTAGataaatt from Lycium barbarum isolate Lr01 chromosome 10, ASM1917538v2, whole genome shotgun sequence includes:
- the LOC132612646 gene encoding uncharacterized protein LOC132612646, coding for MLFANDIVLIDESRSGVNARLEVWRQPLESKGFKLSRTKIEYSECKFNEVIQVEDEDVQLDIQVITKKESLKYLGSIIQGNGEIDDDVTHRIGAGWMKWKLSSEVLCDKKVPPILKGKFYKVVVRPTMLYETECWPVKKAHAQKMKVAEMRMLRWMCGHTRRDRIQNEVIRDKVGVAPVVDKMWEGRLRWFGHVQPEANPGFQENEFTLEYFF